In Leptospira ryugenii, one genomic interval encodes:
- the gmk gene encoding guanylate kinase — protein sequence MTKSPIPNLYIISSVAGGGKSTIIDRLLKKYPSFFFSISCTTRDIRPGDVPGKSYHFLSREEFQKQIDRGEFYEWALVHGNYYGTPKTPILDALERQLIVLLDLDVQGAKSVKELRPQSVTIFIQPPSQEIWIERLIKRGSDPKKSIETRIENGLKELEEAKHFDYIVVNDVLEKAVDQVERIIHSDLGSSASSSIDLP from the coding sequence ATGACTAAGTCTCCGATTCCAAATTTGTACATCATTTCCTCTGTCGCAGGTGGCGGTAAATCTACCATCATTGACAGACTTCTAAAAAAATATCCGAGTTTCTTTTTTTCGATTTCCTGCACCACTCGCGACATTCGTCCAGGAGATGTGCCTGGAAAGTCCTATCACTTCCTTAGCCGAGAGGAGTTCCAAAAGCAGATTGATAGGGGAGAGTTTTATGAATGGGCTCTTGTCCATGGAAATTATTATGGAACTCCAAAGACTCCGATCTTAGACGCTCTGGAAAGACAACTCATCGTATTACTCGATTTAGATGTCCAAGGAGCAAAGTCAGTGAAGGAGTTGCGCCCTCAATCCGTCACAATTTTCATCCAACCCCCGAGCCAAGAGATATGGATTGAGCGACTCATCAAACGAGGAAGTGACCCCAAAAAGAGCATTGAGACTAGGATTGAAAATGGCCTCAAAGAATTGGAAGAGGCAAAGCATTTCGATTATATTGTAGTCAATGATGTTTTAGAGAAAGCTGTGGACCAGGTAGAACGAATCATTCATTCAGATTTGGGTTCATCCGCATCATCGTCTATCGA
- a CDS encoding extracellular matrix/biofilm biosynthesis regulator RemA family protein, with translation MSSFPILNVGFSNVVFQDRILVILQSESAGAKRLRSEAKDSNRLIDATQGRKTRSLLVLHTGHVVLSALRPESLTRRIEGSDNSIDVEEEDFDD, from the coding sequence ATGTCATCATTTCCTATCTTGAATGTTGGCTTTTCAAATGTAGTTTTCCAAGACAGGATATTGGTAATCTTGCAATCAGAGTCCGCAGGGGCAAAAAGGTTGAGATCGGAAGCAAAGGATAGCAATCGATTGATAGATGCTACACAAGGTAGAAAAACACGCTCCCTTCTCGTTTTGCATACTGGTCATGTAGTTCTTTCAGCGCTCCGGCCAGAAAGTTTAACTCGACGTATCGAAGGTTCTGATAATAGTATCGATGTAGAAGAAGAAGATTTCGATGACTAA
- a CDS encoding FapA family protein → MSLTGFLREELSEFERKENEEVEVIADSIEECLSLAAAHFGKKVHEIDYRVLKRGKKRLFFSEPFHIRASLVPEDLILEELSALDEKLTGGSGKLISKELKELVIPKNKDGRVTVKIYRSGVFLTVHPPQGEGLPVSMADITKRLAFRGVGGVDPSLLSKALKEQKAEPLLVSNQKPKQGNDSSCHVDIDSDKMKAFVTIFPARPGGRDLEVNDVTVALKNMGVSYGLKEEDIKKALDEEKYNSPFIGAEGDYPQNGKNAEIKYFVRTEKKINFKEDQSGRVDYKDLDMIENVVVGQVLAEKIPAEKAKLGRNLFGMVLPAKDGNDVELKQGKGTILSEDKMRLTAEVNGQVLYLSGRLSVETVYRINGDVGVRTGNVTFLGSIVITGNVEDNYSVKAAGNIEIYGTIQKAIVEADGDIIVRQGITGREEARVESTGGNIVAKFIQNATVITEKDIVVQEGILHSHLMAGGKISCKGKRGQIVGGTIQAGQLISAKIIGSQANPQTDLIVGVNPKILKQIGEYEAKKAENQGKLDTLTKTLRTLKARKESDPATFSQENQESLQKYEAATKKLEKRIAEYDREIQTLTSYMDEQAANGRVYVEKTIFPGVSVRIRNADFKLRHETKSKTFFEEEGQVRSTNYEDPDEDKNDWRKKRGRARPKKE, encoded by the coding sequence ATGTCTTTAACTGGCTTTCTTCGAGAGGAACTGAGTGAGTTCGAAAGAAAGGAAAACGAAGAAGTAGAAGTTATCGCAGATTCGATAGAGGAGTGTCTAAGCCTCGCTGCTGCCCATTTTGGCAAAAAAGTTCATGAAATAGACTACCGTGTCCTGAAACGAGGGAAGAAACGACTTTTTTTCTCTGAACCATTTCACATCCGCGCCTCCTTGGTCCCAGAGGATCTAATCCTAGAAGAACTGTCTGCACTAGACGAAAAGTTAACTGGTGGAAGTGGGAAATTAATTTCCAAAGAACTCAAAGAACTCGTTATACCAAAAAATAAGGACGGAAGAGTCACTGTCAAAATCTATCGTAGCGGCGTATTTTTAACAGTTCATCCTCCACAAGGTGAAGGTTTGCCTGTCTCTATGGCAGACATCACCAAACGCCTCGCCTTTCGGGGAGTAGGTGGTGTTGATCCTTCTTTATTATCCAAGGCTCTAAAAGAGCAGAAGGCTGAACCACTTCTTGTCTCGAACCAAAAGCCAAAACAAGGAAACGATTCCAGCTGCCACGTCGATATTGATTCCGATAAAATGAAGGCATTTGTAACCATATTCCCAGCAAGACCTGGTGGAAGAGATTTAGAAGTGAATGATGTCACCGTTGCTCTCAAGAATATGGGTGTTTCTTATGGACTCAAAGAAGAAGACATCAAAAAAGCCCTCGACGAAGAGAAATACAATTCACCATTCATTGGTGCTGAGGGTGATTATCCGCAAAACGGAAAGAATGCGGAGATTAAATACTTTGTTCGTACAGAAAAGAAGATTAACTTTAAAGAAGACCAATCAGGTAGAGTCGATTACAAAGACTTGGATATGATTGAAAACGTTGTCGTAGGACAGGTATTAGCTGAAAAAATCCCTGCGGAAAAAGCCAAACTAGGTAGAAACCTCTTTGGAATGGTCCTGCCTGCAAAAGATGGCAATGACGTAGAACTCAAACAAGGAAAGGGAACCATCCTTTCTGAAGACAAAATGAGGCTAACCGCTGAGGTCAACGGTCAAGTTCTCTATTTAAGTGGAAGGTTGTCGGTAGAGACAGTCTACCGAATCAATGGTGACGTTGGGGTCCGCACTGGAAATGTCACATTCCTTGGCTCTATCGTGATCACAGGAAATGTGGAAGATAACTACTCTGTCAAGGCAGCTGGAAACATTGAAATCTATGGCACCATCCAAAAGGCAATTGTCGAAGCCGATGGGGATATCATCGTGCGGCAGGGGATCACTGGGCGAGAAGAAGCACGAGTAGAGTCGACAGGTGGGAACATCGTTGCAAAGTTTATCCAAAACGCCACGGTGATCACAGAAAAGGATATCGTAGTCCAAGAAGGGATTCTGCATTCCCATTTAATGGCTGGTGGTAAGATCAGTTGCAAAGGCAAACGTGGCCAAATCGTAGGTGGAACCATACAGGCTGGCCAATTGATCTCGGCAAAGATCATAGGCTCTCAGGCCAACCCACAAACAGATTTGATCGTAGGCGTAAATCCAAAGATTCTAAAGCAAATTGGTGAATACGAAGCAAAAAAAGCAGAAAACCAAGGCAAGTTGGATACCCTGACCAAAACACTCCGTACACTGAAGGCTAGAAAAGAATCTGACCCAGCCACATTTTCGCAGGAAAACCAGGAATCCTTACAAAAGTACGAAGCTGCCACCAAAAAGCTGGAAAAGAGAATCGCAGAATACGACCGAGAGATCCAAACCCTCACTTCCTACATGGATGAACAGGCTGCCAATGGAAGAGTCTACGTGGAAAAGACCATCTTTCCTGGCGTCTCCGTTCGGATCCGAAATGCAGATTTCAAACTCCGTCATGAAACTAAGTCCAAAACTTTCTTTGAGGAAGAGGGTCAGGTCAGAAGCACAAATTATGAAGATCCAGATGAAGATAAAAATGACTGGAGAAAAAAACGAGGCCGTGCTAGACCTAAGAAAGAGTAG
- the whiG gene encoding RNA polymerase sigma factor WhiG: protein MSRLLDKYNQFDETDLWKQYRASKNPEIRSYLVEKYSPLVKHVAGRIAIGMPQNVEFEDLVSYGVFGLLDAIEKFDPSREIKFKTYAMTRIRGSVFDELRSVDWIPRSIRQKAKQLEGIIAMLENKEGKKVEDEEIAKELGVSMEEYNSLLSKLSGTSLVSLNDIWFLGDENDEVSFMETLESPMNMNPDNIIEKEEIKNVIVDAIKSLPEKEKKVIVLYYYEDLTLKEIGEVLEVTESRISQLHTKAVARLRSKLSKVKSAIQKR, encoded by the coding sequence ATGTCAAGATTGCTAGATAAATACAATCAATTCGATGAGACCGATCTCTGGAAACAATACAGAGCCTCGAAGAATCCGGAAATCCGCAGTTACCTCGTTGAAAAATACTCTCCCCTGGTGAAACATGTCGCTGGTCGCATCGCGATTGGTATGCCCCAAAATGTGGAGTTCGAAGACCTCGTCAGTTATGGTGTCTTCGGTTTGTTAGATGCTATTGAAAAATTTGACCCTTCTCGAGAGATAAAATTCAAAACCTATGCCATGACTCGTATCCGAGGGTCTGTGTTTGATGAGTTGAGATCAGTGGATTGGATTCCAAGATCAATTCGACAAAAGGCAAAACAGTTGGAAGGCATCATTGCGATGTTGGAAAACAAAGAGGGAAAGAAGGTCGAGGACGAAGAGATAGCGAAAGAACTCGGTGTGAGTATGGAAGAATACAATTCCTTACTCTCAAAATTATCTGGTACTTCCCTAGTTTCTCTAAATGATATATGGTTCTTAGGCGATGAGAACGATGAAGTTTCTTTTATGGAAACTCTTGAGTCTCCGATGAATATGAATCCTGACAATATCATCGAGAAAGAAGAAATCAAAAACGTAATTGTGGATGCAATCAAATCCCTTCCTGAAAAAGAAAAGAAAGTCATTGTATTATACTATTATGAAGACCTCACACTCAAAGAGATTGGAGAAGTCTTAGAAGTGACCGAATCTCGGATCTCTCAACTTCATACAAAAGCAGTGGCTCGCCTAAGAAGCAAACTATCCAAGGTTAAGTCAGCCATCCAAAAAAGGTAA
- a CDS encoding MinD/ParA family protein encodes MDQAANLRKLTDPNPALKLVQAPSAAKKTKIIAIASGKGGVGKSTVSVNLAIAIAKTGLKVLIFDGDLGLANVNVLLGIIPKYNLYHVVKGHKSLKDIIISTPEGVDIIAGASGYSQLANLNETQRTNLIKGFSDLDRYDVMIIDTGAGISSNVIGLVMPADEVVVVTTPEPTSITDSYGLIKSIVSQSKDKNLKIIVNRVRSAIEGKKVADRVIDISGQFLEVQVENLGFIFQDEEVEKSIREQKPFFLNSPRSKAAACLTRITHNLLQTEGSFDDEEGLTGFFKKFFSFVDFKEKEFDKQNSEEE; translated from the coding sequence ATGGACCAAGCGGCTAATTTACGAAAACTCACAGACCCAAATCCTGCCCTTAAGTTGGTGCAGGCACCCAGTGCGGCAAAGAAAACCAAAATCATTGCCATTGCGTCCGGTAAGGGGGGAGTCGGAAAGAGCACTGTCTCAGTCAACCTGGCGATTGCCATCGCAAAGACAGGCCTAAAGGTCCTCATCTTTGATGGAGACTTAGGTCTAGCCAATGTGAACGTGCTTTTGGGTATCATTCCCAAATACAACCTCTACCATGTGGTCAAAGGCCATAAATCATTAAAAGATATCATCATTTCCACTCCTGAAGGCGTGGATATCATTGCCGGTGCCTCTGGCTATTCCCAACTTGCCAACCTGAATGAAACCCAAAGAACAAACCTTATCAAAGGTTTTTCGGATTTGGATCGTTATGATGTGATGATCATTGATACGGGAGCCGGGATTTCATCCAATGTCATTGGTTTGGTGATGCCAGCTGATGAAGTGGTTGTAGTCACAACACCTGAGCCTACTTCCATAACAGATTCGTATGGACTCATTAAATCCATTGTCTCGCAATCCAAAGACAAAAATTTAAAGATCATTGTGAACCGAGTACGATCTGCGATTGAAGGTAAAAAAGTTGCAGACCGAGTCATCGACATCTCTGGTCAATTTTTGGAAGTACAGGTGGAGAATCTCGGATTTATCTTCCAAGACGAAGAAGTTGAAAAATCCATCAGAGAACAAAAGCCATTCTTTCTCAACTCACCAAGATCAAAGGCTGCCGCCTGCCTAACACGCATCACTCACAACTTACTGCAAACAGAAGGTAGTTTTGATGATGAAGAAGGTCTTACAGGATTCTTTAAGAAGTTCTTTAGCTTTGTGGACTTCAAAGAAAAGGAATTCGATAAACAAAATAGCGAAGAGGAATAA
- the flhF gene encoding flagellar biosynthesis protein FlhF: protein MDFVKIRGKDLQDCIMQMKMKYGPQAYIYEHRVITEGGLFGTGLLASRMYEIDVGIPETQNSKDRIEKKLKDLKELIKQKQKPEPELVGQSDRRFGKPLEAVRPYSERRRRYSSPNPTQGQESFYEEDLPQLGLSLAEAPESSDRSPISFPERETQTNKLALNLEKLNELLEKQGMSRGYADEFIRSLEGHLSAIDLSKFSTVCEKAVDLLQDRIQTDFDLFSGTPRGKRKVVFFVGPTGAGKTTSIAKLAAKYSLHMGKKVSLYTTDNYRIAAIDQLKFYADAMGLPFYAAKDIRKLKETVNRDGSELILVDTAGYSHKNQENILKLKDFYQAFGEKDHLESILVLSATVSVSNLQSVASAYEPLSYKRILVTKLDEADFLGSVVEIADTRHREFAFLSVGQDVPFDILNASKKVLAECVIYPEKLRGIAGEVFEKAF, encoded by the coding sequence ATGGATTTTGTGAAGATCCGAGGCAAAGACCTACAGGATTGCATTATGCAGATGAAGATGAAATATGGGCCCCAAGCCTATATCTATGAGCACAGAGTGATCACGGAAGGGGGTCTCTTTGGGACAGGTCTGCTCGCAAGCCGTATGTATGAAATCGATGTGGGCATCCCTGAGACACAAAATTCCAAAGATCGGATCGAAAAGAAACTCAAAGACCTAAAGGAGTTGATCAAACAGAAACAAAAACCTGAACCCGAATTGGTCGGCCAATCAGACAGACGCTTTGGTAAACCTTTAGAGGCGGTTAGGCCCTACTCAGAAAGAAGGCGTCGTTACTCTTCTCCCAATCCGACCCAAGGCCAAGAGTCTTTTTACGAAGAGGATTTGCCTCAATTGGGCTTATCCCTTGCAGAGGCTCCCGAGAGTTCCGATCGATCGCCCATCTCTTTCCCAGAACGAGAAACGCAAACCAATAAACTTGCCTTAAATCTCGAAAAGTTGAATGAGCTACTAGAAAAACAAGGGATGAGCCGAGGCTATGCGGATGAGTTCATTCGCTCTTTAGAAGGCCACCTCTCTGCGATTGATCTCTCCAAATTTAGCACTGTTTGCGAGAAGGCAGTCGACCTCTTACAAGACCGCATCCAAACCGACTTTGATCTCTTTAGCGGCACACCAAGAGGCAAACGTAAGGTTGTTTTTTTTGTAGGACCAACAGGAGCGGGCAAAACCACATCGATTGCAAAACTTGCAGCCAAGTATTCTTTGCATATGGGGAAAAAAGTTTCTTTGTACACAACAGATAACTACCGTATTGCGGCGATTGACCAGTTGAAATTCTATGCCGATGCAATGGGACTCCCCTTTTATGCAGCCAAAGACATACGTAAGTTAAAAGAAACGGTAAACCGAGATGGTTCTGAATTGATCCTGGTTGATACCGCTGGATACTCTCATAAAAATCAGGAGAATATCCTAAAGCTTAAGGACTTCTACCAAGCTTTTGGTGAGAAGGACCATTTGGAATCCATTCTTGTCTTAAGTGCTACCGTTTCCGTATCCAATTTACAATCGGTAGCCTCTGCCTATGAACCTCTCTCTTATAAAAGAATTTTAGTAACCAAGCTAGATGAAGCAGATTTTTTAGGTTCTGTAGTTGAAATTGCCGATACTAGGCATAGGGAATTTGCATTCTTAAGCGTAGGACAGGATGTCCCATTTGATATCCTCAACGCATCTAAAAAAGTCCTTGCAGAATGTGTTATTTACCCAGAAAAATTAAGAGGGATTGCGGGCGAGGTCTTCGAAAAGGCTTTCTGA
- the mnmD gene encoding tRNA (5-methylaminomethyl-2-thiouridine)(34)-methyltransferase MnmD, with translation MEDSAFRSEAFGDIYFMPKEGEAESRYVFWEGNQLTHRLIQPEKETFQIAELGFGTGLNYFLTRALWREIPNPPNIHYVSIEKFPIPIGMVNRMQLEIQSVPTWEEELIKVYLPYLGKPSQKEIQLLSYQTDHPSSHHRFTLSLYLGDVISALAQVGGPIDAFYLDGFAPSKNPEMWSPSVFSELKRLSLAGTTFSTFTAAGFVKRGLEKEGFFVRKQKGFGRKREMLVGTFHG, from the coding sequence ATGGAAGACTCTGCCTTTCGATCGGAAGCCTTTGGCGATATCTACTTCATGCCAAAAGAGGGAGAGGCAGAGTCAAGGTATGTCTTTTGGGAAGGAAATCAGTTAACACATCGACTCATTCAGCCAGAGAAGGAAACATTTCAAATAGCAGAACTTGGTTTTGGGACAGGATTGAATTACTTCCTTACACGTGCCTTGTGGAGAGAAATCCCAAATCCACCTAATATCCATTATGTTAGTATAGAAAAATTCCCTATCCCTATCGGAATGGTCAACAGAATGCAATTGGAGATACAATCTGTACCCACTTGGGAGGAGGAATTGATTAAGGTTTACCTTCCCTATCTGGGAAAGCCATCCCAAAAAGAGATTCAACTTTTAAGCTACCAAACCGATCACCCTAGTTCCCATCATAGATTCACTTTGAGTTTGTATTTGGGTGATGTAATTTCGGCATTAGCACAAGTCGGAGGACCAATTGATGCCTTTTATCTGGATGGCTTTGCGCCGAGCAAAAATCCCGAGATGTGGTCTCCGTCTGTATTTTCTGAATTGAAAAGGCTATCCTTGGCTGGAACTACTTTTTCCACTTTCACTGCGGCTGGATTTGTCAAAAGAGGTTTAGAAAAAGAAGGATTTTTTGTGAGAAAACAAAAAGGCTTTGGACGAAAAAGAGAGATGTTAGTTGGGACATTTCATGGATGA